TTTACCGGAACCGCAAAACCATAGCCTTCATAAGCGCCACTTTCTGTGGCAATCGCGGTGTTGATGCCTACCAGCTCACCACGCAGATTTACCAGCGCACCACCAGAATTGCCCGGATTGATGGCAGCATCCGTCTGGATGAAATCTTCCACCCGGAAAAAGTCGTCAATGATGTTCACCTGTCGTCCCAGTGCGCTGACGATGCCGGCCGTCACGGTCGAAGTCAACCGAAATGGATTGCCGACAGCCAGTACCCATTCGCCTACCTTGAGCTCATCTGAGTTGCCCAGGGCAATCACCGGAAACGTCTCCCCTGGGGGCGGATCGATCTTGATGACGGCCAGGTCTGTGGAATGATCAAAGCCGACCAGCCGCGCTGCAAACTGTCGTTTGTCGGCCAGGGTCACAAGAATCTCTCGAGCATCTTCGACCACATGATAGTTGGTAACGATATAGCCATCCGGACTGATCAGCACCCCGCTACCTACACTCTGCCGGGGCATGAATTCCCGGAAAAAGCGTTCCTGGTCGGGATTGAAGCGATGGAAGAAATCGCCGGGCAAGGCGCTTGTACGCTCGGTGCTCACTTCGATATACACCACAGCAGGGGTCACCCGTTCTGCCACCTCCCGAAAGACCTGATTCAACACTCCGGGGTCCAGCACCAGCCGCTGCCCATCCACTTCGGGCAAGGTAATGGCTCCTACCGTTTCACCTCCGCCCAGCTGAACCCGCTCCACGATACGGGTAGGCGTAACCGTCAACTGGGCTTGCTGGAGGCGCCATTCCATTAACAGAATACCGCTCAACAGCCCGATCATCAGGAGCCCGATGCCGCCCAGTATCAGCAGCACTCGCGAACGCCTCTTTGCCACCATGTTTATGGGAGATGGGTGTCTGTTGCCTGTGGATTGTTTTCAGAGACCGTATCCGGTCCGGTTTGTTTCGTGGAAGCTGACAAAAAAATACGATCATTGGCAGCTGCCGTCAGCCCCTCAGCCAACATTTCCTGATACAGCGCCTGCACCTGCTCATAGGCTTTACGGGCCAGCTCCTTACGATGGCGGTCGGCTGTCGGAATCGGCGTGCCCACGCGTACCTCTAACTGCAGCGACCGCGTTCCAAGCCAGCGCAGCAGATGCCGAAGGAACGACAGCCCTTCGGTCCAGGCATACCATCGCCGTAGCTCGGGAGTAGCCCGATGCTCATCCACCTGCTGCAGACAGAGACTTACCGGCAGCACCCAGCTCCCTGGCAGCCCTGCTACCGCCTCAAACGCTCCGGTCTTGAACGGCTGCACCCTCTGGGCTGGTCCCGTCGTTCCCTCCGGAAAAACCATGACCGGCACCCTGGCTTTGATCCGCTCCTGTATCTGTTGAACAAAGGTAAGGGAGCGGGTCCGACGTGCTCGCTCAACAAACAACACACCATAGGTACGGCACAACCAGCCAATTAGCGGCCAGCGAGCCAGCTCAGCCTTTCCGACAAACGCCACCGGCCAGCACGTTGCCAGCACCACAGGATCCAGCGCACTGAAGTGATTGGCCACCAGCAAACCTGGCCGTCCTTCAGGAAGCGGTGAGTCCGACGCCCTCACCGCAATACCCATGAGTCGGCATAGTATCTGGCATCCTTCCTGTAATCGACGTGCCCGGTACAGGGGTCGCTGCTCCGGTGGTAATCGACGTGCCTGCCAGGCCGTCCGCGCCGTGTACCACAGCGTAATCCCCAGCAATCGGGGTAATCGCCTCAGTATCCGCCACCAACTCCATGCCGGCATGGTTCACGATGCTGAAATCTGCCAGTGTGGAAACTCTCCCGAAGGTGCGCTCTGCTCCGGAGCCCGCGGTAATACGATCGTGAAGGTACTCCCTTCGCCTTTGCGGCTGTCTACCTCAATGGTCCCATCCATTAAATTCACCAGACGAGACGCAATGGCCAGTCCAAGCCCACTGCCCTCATAGGCTCGATCCGTACCTGAAGACTCCTGGCGAAACTCCTCAAAAACGTGCGGCAGGAACTCTTCCGAGATACCTTCCCCCGTATCGCGCACGGCAATCCGCACATATTGCTCATCAGCCGTTACCGAAACCACTACCTCACCTTCCGGCGTGAACTTGATCGCATTGCCTATAATGTTATGCAGTACGCGCTCCACAGCCCCCGGATCGCCCCACGCACGAACCGACCCCGACGGAAGCTCCAGACGAAAGACCAGATCCTTTTTACGTGCCAGTGGCTCCAGAAGCTGATACACTTTCTGCACCACCTCATTCACCTCGACCGGCACCCTGCGGACGATCATCGACCCGGAACGCAAGCGTGCCAGATCCAGAATATCGTTGATCGTAGCCAGCAGCCGATGCCCACTCTCTTCGATAAGCTCCAGAAA
This genomic interval from Rhodothermus sp. contains the following:
- a CDS encoding Do family serine endopeptidase, with the translated sequence MVAKRRSRVLLILGGIGLLMIGLLSGILLMEWRLQQAQLTVTPTRIVERVQLGGGETVGAITLPEVDGQRLVLDPGVLNQVFREVAERVTPAVVYIEVSTERTSALPGDFFHRFNPDQERFFREFMPRQSVGSGVLISPDGYIVTNYHVVEDAREILVTLADKRQFAARLVGFDHSTDLAVIKIDPPPGETFPVIALGNSDELKVGEWVLAVGNPFRLTSTVTAGIVSALGRQVNIIDDFFRVEDFIQTDAAINPGNSGGALVNLRGELVGINTAIATESGAYEGYGFAVPVNLVARVVEDLIAYGEVQRGYLGVSIQEIDARQARKLGLPDVRGVLITEVRRGGAADQAGVRAGDVVLAVGGRDVNAPNELQSVVARHRPGDRLDLEIWRQGQRLHLEVELMGRDAPAYQAWFSELTEEAPPRMPDLSPQPPGDVFNLEAWGLGLRELTAAERAAFKVDGGVYVAYIARGSVAEAAGLPRDVVILQIEGVEIAALDDALMLLDELTETETVLFRVKKRDGTVAFYEVPMPELSSTQ
- a CDS encoding lysophospholipid acyltransferase family protein codes for the protein MPAWSWWRILRRLPRLLGITLWYTARTAWQARRLPPEQRPLYRARRLQEGCQILCRLMGIAVRASDSPLPEGRPGLLVANHFSALDPVVLATCWPVAFVGKAELARWPLIGWLCRTYGVLFVERARRTRSLTFVQQIQERIKARVPVMVFPEGTTGPAQRVQPFKTGAFEAVAGLPGSWVLPVSLCLQQVDEHRATPELRRWYAWTEGLSFLRHLLRWLGTRSLQLEVRVGTPIPTADRHRKELARKAYEQVQALYQEMLAEGLTAAANDRIFLSASTKQTGPDTVSENNPQATDTHLP